The following is a genomic window from Citrifermentans bemidjiense Bem.
TTGTTGTTCAAGACGTCGGTGACCAATACCGAGTAGTGGGCGACGGTGGCGCGCCCGGACTCGGAGATGATGTTCGGGCAAGGGACACCTGCGTCGTCGCAGATGTTCTTCACCTGGTAGATGACGTCGTTGGCGTACTCTTCGAGCGAGTAGTTGACGCTGGAGAAGTAGCTCGACTTGGAACCGTCGTAGTCGACCCCAAGCCCGCCGCCGATATCGAGGAATTCCAGGTTGACACCTAGCTTCCTCATCTCCGCGTAGATCCTGGTCCCCTCGATGAGCGCGTTCTTGATCTTGTCGATCTTGGTGATCTGGCTCCCGACGTGGAAATGCAGGAGCTTCACGCTGTCGAGCATGTCGTTTTGCTTGAGCATGTCGATGGCGGCGATCAGTTCGGAGATGCGCAGGCCGAACTTGGCGTCGTCGCCGCCGGAGGTGGACCACTTGCCGATCCCTTTGGAGGAGAGCTTCACCCGGATGCCGAGTTTCGGCACGATTCCGGTGCGCTTGGAAACCTCGACGATCTTCTCCAGCTCGAAGAGTTTCTCCACGACGATGGTGATGTCGTAGCCGACGCGGGTCGCGAAGAGCACCGTCTCGATGAATTCGGTGTCCTTGTAGCCGTTGCAGAGGATGGGGAGGTTGTTCCCGGTCGACATGGAGATCGCCGCCACCAGCTCAGGCTTGGAGCCGACCTCGAGGCCGATGTTGTACTTCTTGCCGAAGTTCGCGATCGCCTCCACCACCTGGCGCTGCTGGTTCACCTTGATGGGGTAGAAGGTCTGGTACTTGGCCGGGTAGTTGTTGTCGCTGATCGCGTTTTTGAACACCCGGCTGATGGAGGCGATGCGCCCCTCCAGGATGTTCATGAAGCGCAGGAGGATCGGAGGCTTGATCTTCCTCTTGATCAAGTCGTCAACCAGCACCTTGAGATCGATGGAGTACTTGGAGTTGGGGGACGGATGCACGCAGACGTTCCCCTTCTTGTTGATGGAGAAGAGCTCCGCGCCCCAGTTGTCGATGTTGTAGATCTTCGAGGAATCGTTGATAGTCCATTTGGCCATAATTCAGTTCACCGTGTGCTTCATGAAATGGGGATGTTGCGTCATCAGGACAGGCGGCTTTTGAAGTCCTGGTAGCCGAAGCTCCTTACGACTTTCAGCTCGCCGGTCTGCGGCTCAAAGGTACAGATATGGGGATGTTGTATCCCGTTAAAGGTTGTGGTCTTCACCATGGTGTAGTGCGACATGTCGAGAAAGGCGAGTTTCTCCCCCACGGCTAGCGGGTGATCGAAAGACCAGTCGCCGATCACGTCGCCCGCCAGGCAGGACGGTCCCCCCAGGCGGTAGTCGTGCGCCTTTTCCCCGGCATCGTACCCGCCCAGGATCTCGGGGCGGTAGGGCATCTCCAGGATATCCGGCATGTGGCAGGTGGCCGAGACGTCGAGTACGGCTATGTCCACCTCGTTATGCACCACGTCGAGCACCTCGGAAACCAGTATCCCGGTGCCGATGGCGATCGCCTCGCCGGGCTCCAGGTAGACCTCCAGGTCGTACTTCTCCCTGAAGTAGCGCACCAGCTTGATAAGCGCGTCGACGTCGTACCCTTCCCGGGTGATGTGGTGCCCGCCTCCCAGGTTCAGCCATTTCATCCGCGGCAGGAACTCCCCGAACTGCTCCTCGAAGACGCGCGCGGTCCGCTCCAGCGGCTCGAAGAGCTGCTCGCAGAGCGTGTGGAAGTGAAGCCCCTCCACCCCCTGCAGCGATTTATCGTCGAACTCGGAACGGAGGATTCCCAGGCGCGACTTGGGCGCGGCCGGGTCGTAGATCGGCGTGTGCCCCTCGGAGTGCCCCGGGTTTACCCTGAGCCCTACCGAGACTTTCCCGGCGTACTGCTCCCAAAGCGGCCGGAAGCGCTCCAACTGGTTGAAGGAGTTGAAGACCAGGTGATTGGAGGTGGTGAGGAGCTCGACCACGTCGCTTTCCTTGAAAGCAGCGGAAAAACTGTGCACCTCGCCGCCGAACTCCTCCATCCCCAGCCGCGCCTCCCAGGGGGAGCTGGCGCAGACGCCATGGAGCGTATTCGCGATGATCGGGAAGACGCTCCACATGGAAAACGCCTTGAGCGCGAGGAGGATCTTCGCCCCGCTTTTTTTCTGTACCTCGTTCAAAATGGCCAGGTTATGGCGCAGCCGCCCCAGGTCCACCACGTAGGATGGAGATGGGGCAAGCCTCGTCATTTCTTCCACATGCAGTTTGGTCACGTAAGTTCCGCCCACTCGCCGCCGTCGACTACCACGGTCGGCAGCCCCATCGAGCCCAGTTTTTCCAGGAACGGTTCCGGATCGAATTGCTCCATGTTGAAGACACCTTCGCCGCGCCACTTGTCGGTCAGCATCATGATGGCGCCGACCACGGCGGGAACGCCGGTGGTGTAGCTGATCGCCTGCGATTTAACCTCGCGGTAGCACGCCTCGTGGTCGCAGATGTTGTAGATGTAGACCTGTTTCCTCTTGCCGTCCTTGATGCCGCGTGCGATGACGCCGATGCAGGTGCGCCCTTTGGTGAGCGGACCCAGGCTGCCGGGATCAGGAAGTACCGCCTTCAAAAACTGCAGCGGCACGATCTTCTGGCCGTTGAACTCGACCTCGTCGATGCGGGTCATGCCGACGTTCTGCAGCACCTCGAGGTGCTTCAGGTAGTTGTCCGAGAAGGTCATCCAGAACTGCGCCTTCTTGATGGTCGGGATGTGCTTGACCAGCGACTCCATCTCCTCGTGGTACATGCGGTAGATGTTCATCGGGCCGATGCCGTCCGGGAAATCGAAGCTCTGCTTGGTGGCAAGCGGCGCGGTCTCCACCCACTGGCCGTTTTCCCAGTGGCGGCAGGGAGCGGTGACCTCGCGGATGTTGATCTCCGGGTTGAAGTTGGTGGCGAAGGGCTGGCCGTGGTTGCCGGCGTTCGCGTCGATGATGTCGATCTCATGCACCTCGTCCAGGTAGTTCTTGGCGGCGAGGGCGGTGTAGACGTTGGTGACGCCCGGGTCGAAGCCCGAGCCAAGAAGCGCCATAAGCCCCTTCTCCTTGAAGCGCTCCTGATAGGCCCACTGCCAGCTGTACTCGAACTTCGCGGTATCCAGCGGCTCGTAGTTGGCGGTGTCGAGATAATCGACGCCGGTCGCGAGGCAGGCGTCCATGATGGTCAGATCCTGGTAGGGAAGCGCCACGTTGATCACCAGCGTCGGCTTTTCGCGCTCGATCAGCTCTATTAATTCCGGGACGTTGTCGGCGTTAACCTGCGCGGTGGCGACCGGGAACTCGATCTGCTCCGCGATGGCGCGGCATTTCGACTCCGTGCGCGATGCCAGCGTGATGGCCGTGATTGCAGTGGCCTGAGCGCACTTGTGCGCCACAACCCCGCCTACACCGCCTGCCCCGATAATCAGTACTTTGCTCATTTCACTTACTCTCCTCTTATCAATAGTAAAACGTCGGCGGCGTCACAACCCAGAGAAGCTTCGCCGCGCTTTTTCCTACATTCTTCACCGCGTGCTTGCGGTCTGAAGCGAAATAAAAACACTCACCCTTGTCCACCGTGTACAGCTTGTCGTCCAGCCTGAGCTGCACCTTCCCGGAGATCACGTAGCCGAACTCCTCGCCTTCGTGGATCGGCTGTTCGTCCATCTCACCACCGGGGTCCAGCGTCACCAGCACCGGGTCCATATCCCGATTCTGCGCGCCCGGCACCAGGAGCTCCACCTTCACGCTGTCGCCGTCATCGGTAGCCTGAACCCGGGCTTCCTTGCCGAAAACGATGTCCTGGTCGGTCTCCTCGCTGAAGAACTCCTGCATGCTGATGCCGAAGACGTCGACGATGTCCTTCAGCGTCGCAATCGACGGCGAAGTGGCGTCGTTCTCCAGCTGCGAGATGAAACCTTTGGTAAGATCGGCGCGGCTGGCCAGTTCCTCCTGGGTAAGCGAGTTGACCATCCTGAGCCTCTTCAACCTCTCACCGATTTTCAAGAAATCCTCCCCGGTTTAGTATCAGTAAACCTTTTGTATTTCGGCACTCTATTGTTTTCCCGAAATTTTGTCAACGAAAAGTTTAGTATTGGTATACCTCCTGTTTATCAATTAAATAGCGCTAATATTTTTAGCGGTTAAAACAGGCGCGACTTCAACACGTTACCACCCATACCCCTTTTAATTGCCTGCTATCAGGGAACCAGCTCCCGCTCCCAAGAGGGTCATCCCGGACTTTGCGGAGGATGCTCTCCCCCCCTCCCGCAAGGGGAGGGGGGACCAAGAGCGGCTCACCGCCCGAATTGCCATGTGAAGGTGAAAAAGCTGGCTCAACCGTTGCCGCCTGGACGCATCGGCTACCGGAGCCATGCTGCCGGCGGCACGGATGACGTATACCGCATCCAGCTAAGTAGCTGTTGAGGCGTTGCTTTTTTTGTGATACAAATTTTTGAGCAGGCCCAAGAAGTCATCTACAGGGGATGCAACCCATAGCTAAGGAACCAGCATGAATCTTTTAGACGGTAAGAAATGCGCCGACAGCCTGATCGCAGGCATAGCGAAACAGGTCGCGCGCCACGTCGACTTCGGCCTCAGGAAACCGCACATGACGGTGGTCCTGGTCGGCAACCACGCACCCAGCGAATCGTACGTGAAATCCAAGGTCACCACCTGCACCCTTTCCGGCTTCGAGAGCAACCTGATCCGGCTTCCCGAGACCGTGACCGAGAAGGAGCTGCTCTGGCTGATCCAACAGATCAACGCCGACGCCTCCACCGACGGGGTCATCGTCCAGCTCCCGCTCCCCAAGCAGATCAACGCCCAGCGGGTGATCAACGCGATAGCACCCGAGAAGGACATCGACGGCTTCCACCCCACCAACTTCGGGCGCATGGCGCTCGGGCAAAAGGCCTTCCGCCCGGCGACCGCCTACGGCATCTGCAAGCTGCTGCAGTTCTACCAGGTGCCGGTCGCGGGTAAGCACTGCGTGGTCATCGGACGCTCCAACATCGTCGGCAAGCCTATCTCCATAATGCTCTCCAACGACTTCGACATCGGCAACGCCACCGTCACGCTGACCCATATCGAGACGCCGCGTGAGCTGCTGCTCGACGAGACCCGCCGTGCCGACATCGTCATCGTTGCCGTCGGCATCCCCGGCTTCGTCACGCCCGACATGGTCAAGGACGGGGTAACGCTTATAGACGTCGGCATCAACCGGCTGGAGAACGGCAAGTTGGTTGGAGACGTGGATTTTGCTGCCGTCGCGCCCAAGTGCGAGTGGATCACGCCGGTCCCTGGCGGCGTTGGGCGCATGACCGTCGCGGCGCTGATGATCAATACCCTGATGGCCTACCAGAACAACTTCGAGCTCGCCTAACAGCCTCGTACCCTCTCCCAGGGGGAGAGGGAGTTTTTTACGCAACGACAGGATTAAAAAAAGGGTCCCGGCATATTCCGCCAGGACCCTTTTTCCATTTCCGCTGTTTTTAGCTTTTTTTATATCCCTTCCATCCCCTTCATCCCTGCGAAGCGGGTTTAGAGAAGGATCTGCGAGATGGCGTAGGCGACCACGGTTGAGACGCTGACTCCGATCAGCCCGGGAATCATGAAGCTGTGATTCAGTAGGTATTTCCCGATCCTGGTCGTGCCGGTGCGGTCCATGTTGATGGCGGCCAGGTCGCTGGGGTAGAAGGCGAAGAAGAAGTAGGCGTAGCTTGCCGGCATCAGGCCGAGTAGCAGCGGTACCGGGAGCCCGAGGGCGAGCCCCAGGGGAAGGGTGATGGCCAAGGTCGCTGCCTGGCTTTTAACGAAGGCGGAGATGCAGAAGGTGGCAATGGCGAAGGTCCAGGGAGCCATCTTCACCATGACGCCGATGTTGTCTACCAGGAACTTCTTGTTGGCGGTGATGAAGGTATCGCTCATCCAGGCGATGCCGAAGATGGAGACAACCGCGATCATACCGGCGGTGAAGACGCTGGAGTGGGCTATTTCCTTGGCCTTGACGTTGCCGCTGAACATGATGAAGGCGCCGAAGGCAAGCATGACAAACTGGACCACGGTGGTCATGGCGATCGGTTTGCCTTCAGCGGTCAAAGGGAGAATCCAGGGACAGCTGGCGATCAGGATGATGCTGCCTACGCCGGCAAAGAACAGGGCCACGGAGACCTTGGCGGTGGTGGAGATCTTCATGCCGAGAGTAGTGACCTCACCGTCAAGCCCCTTGCGGAACTCCGGATCCTCGAGACGGGCCTGAAATTCAGGGTCCTTGTCGAGGTCCTTGCCGCGGTTGAAGCTCCACGCGGCGGCGGCCAGCACGCCGATGATGCCGGCAGGCATGGTGACGGAGATGATGTCGATGAGGGTGACGGGGTGCCCCGCCTTGGCGGCGAAGCCGAGGAAGAATGTGACGGCGGCAGCCACCGGGCTGGCGGTGATACCCATCTGCGAGGCGACGCTCGAGATCGCCATGGGGCGCTCGGGGCGGATCTTCGTCTTCAGGGCCACGTCAGAGATGACCGGAAGCAGCGCGTACACGGCATGGCCGGTGCCGCAACATACGGTAAGGAAGAAGGTGGACAAAGGCGCGAGGATGGTGACGTACTTGGGATGAGCGCGCAAAAGCTTCTCAGTCAGTTGCACGAGGTAGTCCAGCCCCCCCGCCACCTGCAGGGTCGCCGACGCCGTCACCACCGCGAGGATGATAAGCATCACGGCTATCGGGGGCTCGGAAGGGACACTGCGGAACCCGAGCACCAGCACCGTGACGCCTAGCCCGCCGATTAACCCCAGGGCCACTCCGCCTCTGCGGATACCTATCAACACCGCTCCCAGCACTAGCACGAACTGGATCCAAAACATCGCTGCCATGACGACCTCCTCTGTCGGGGTTAGCTTTAGCGAGCGCCGTTGCGCCTCGCTTCATTTTCTAACCTTCCTAGAGCAGGCATGATGCCAAAAACAGCGATTCAGCTAACTTACTGGTTTCATGAAGTTAATAGTCAATTCCCGCTTCCGTGGCACCAGGAACAGTTATAACCTTCAGTAATAGAATAAGAGCGCACCGGAGACGAAAGGAAGTGATTCCAGCAAGTTAGCCTTACCTATAACCGCGTATTATCATTATAACCGTAGGTTATGGCAGTTAATTAGCTAGTAAAAGCGGCGAGGAACCCCCTAACCCCCTCCCGCAAGGGGAGGGGGGACCAAGCGATGAACCTCTTGTAATTCAGGTGACAGGAAAAGTGGGAGCTAGAGCAGAGATAACCGGCGGCAATCGAATGGGAGCCGAATAGGAGACTGTTACGAGGAGCTAGCCGTGCCGCATCTTCAGACGCTTGCTGAGAGCGGGTTGCGAGATCCCCAGAAGCCTCGCCGCCAGGGTCTGGTTGCCGTTGGCGCGGTCCAGCGCCTCATGGACCAGGAACGCGGCAGCGTCGCTGAAGGTCGGCAGTTCGTCGAACCCGGAGAAGGGATTTTGTTTGGGTGCTGCGGCTTGCGTGGGTCCAGCCTCGGCCTGAGCCGATTCCACTGCCTTGACGAAGCTGTCCATGGAGAGCATGCGATCCCGGTGCACGCTGACCGCATCGAATACCATGGCTTTGAGCTCGCGGACATTGCCGGGAAAGCTGTAGGTGCTAAGGAACTGGGCCAGCCCCTTGGGCGGCGTCGGCTTCTTTTTCCCCAGCGTCTCGGCGGCCTCCGCCAGGAAATGTTCCAGCAAAAGCGCGATATCCCCCCGGCGCTCCCTCAGGGGAGGGATCTGCACCCGGTGGGTGCGCAGCCGGTAGTAGAGATCCCGGCGGAAGGAGCCGGCGCTCTCCTTGGCGGAAAGGTTCTGATGGGTAGCGACGACAACCCTCGCCCTCAGGCGCTTGGGAAGATCGCACCCCAGAGGAAAATACTCGCGCTCCTGGAGCAGGCGCAAAAGCTTCACCTGGGACGGGATGCTCAGGTCGCCGATCTCGTCCAGGAACAGGGTGCCGTCCGCCGCCTCCTCCACCATGCCGCGCCGGGCCTGGTCCGCGCCGGTGAAGGCGCCCCGTACGTGCCCGAAGAGGGTGTCGGCGAAAACGGTATCGTCCAGTCCCGCCACGTTCACCGTGATGAGCTTGCCTCGGCAGCCACTCAACCGGTGCGCAGCCTGGGCGATCAGTTCCTTCCCCACCCCGCTCTCGCCCGTGATCAAAAGAGGCTGGGGACTCTTGGCCACCGCCTCGACATAAGAGAAGATGTCCAGCATCGACCGGTCAGCGGTGACGATGGAGGAAAACGCCTCGGGGTGGGAGAGTTCACGCGAGATGAGGCGGCTGGAAACCTCCTGGAACTCGCTTCTCATCTCGACCATCCGTATGGCGCGCAGCACGCTCCCCACGATGCGGTCCGCCTCGTCAGTCTTCACACAGTAGTCGAAGGCTCCGAGTTTCATGCAACGCACAGCGGTCTCCACCTGGTTCAGCCCGCTCACCACGATGACAGCGATCTCCGGGTGCTGCTCCGCTATCTGCTTCAGCACCTCCTCGCCGGAGAGGTACGGCATGGTCATATCGAGCAGCACCAGCCCGATCCCCCCCTCTTCCAGGAGGGAGAGCACCTCGCGGCTGTCGCTGCAGGTCTTGATGTTGTTGATCCCGCCGTAGGTCTCCAGGGTCAGCGCCAACGAACCGAGCCAGTCCGGCTCGTCGTCTACCAGCAGGATCCCAAAACCGGGATAGACGTTCTCGCTCATCCGTTGTTCTCCTCGTGGTACACCGGCAGGGTGAGGGTAACCGTGGTCCCCTCCCCGTTGGACTCGAATTGCAGGATCCCGCCATGCTCCTTGACTATCCCCGCCGAGACTGAAAGCCCAAGGCCGGTCCCCCCCTGGTCCTGCTTCGTGGTGAAAAACGGGTCAGTCAGGCGCGACAGGTGCTCTGGAGCGATGCCGGCCCCCTCGTCACGCAGCCGTAGAACCACTGCATCGCGGAAGGCGTCGTGCCAGGTCGTCAGCTCGATGGCCCGCTCCGGGTCGGGAAGTGCCTGGCAGGCGTTCAGGATCAGGTTGACCAGCACCTGCTCGATGCGCTGGCGGTTCCCGCGTATGCGCGGCAGCGACTTGCGGTATTCCGCGCTGAAGCGGGTGGTCGCCTTGTGTATGGTCGGCTCGACCAGGCGTACCGCGGCCTTAGCCGCCGCGTTCAGATCCAGGATCTCGTTGCAGTCGGTTTCGTCGCGGCGGGCAAAATCTTTCAGGTCCGCCACGATC
Proteins encoded in this region:
- the speA gene encoding biosynthetic arginine decarboxylase yields the protein MAKWTINDSSKIYNIDNWGAELFSINKKGNVCVHPSPNSKYSIDLKVLVDDLIKRKIKPPILLRFMNILEGRIASISRVFKNAISDNNYPAKYQTFYPIKVNQQRQVVEAIANFGKKYNIGLEVGSKPELVAAISMSTGNNLPILCNGYKDTEFIETVLFATRVGYDITIVVEKLFELEKIVEVSKRTGIVPKLGIRVKLSSKGIGKWSTSGGDDAKFGLRISELIAAIDMLKQNDMLDSVKLLHFHVGSQITKIDKIKNALIEGTRIYAEMRKLGVNLEFLDIGGGLGVDYDGSKSSYFSSVNYSLEEYANDVIYQVKNICDDAGVPCPNIISESGRATVAHYSVLVTDVLNNNTQTLMPDFESILTEPEKLSPTVKKLVDIYKSIDKHSLREDYHDTIQLIQESVSLFNLGYLNMAERANAEWICSKIIRKINSIVEKMKPIPDELQNFQLSLRQTYFANFSLFQSIPDSWAIDQLFPIVPIQRLDEKPDVLTSIADITCDSDGEITSFVGENGRTKALPLHKIKVDEQYYIGFFLIGAYQEILGDMHNLFGDTNAVHITFNKKTNYKIDTVISGDATWESLKYVQYDSQEILKRVRNNLEKDVSLQKVSIEESSHFLELLDKTLQSYTYLGE
- the nspC gene encoding carboxynorspermidine decarboxylase is translated as MTRLAPSPSYVVDLGRLRHNLAILNEVQKKSGAKILLALKAFSMWSVFPIIANTLHGVCASSPWEARLGMEEFGGEVHSFSAAFKESDVVELLTTSNHLVFNSFNQLERFRPLWEQYAGKVSVGLRVNPGHSEGHTPIYDPAAPKSRLGILRSEFDDKSLQGVEGLHFHTLCEQLFEPLERTARVFEEQFGEFLPRMKWLNLGGGHHITREGYDVDALIKLVRYFREKYDLEVYLEPGEAIAIGTGILVSEVLDVVHNEVDIAVLDVSATCHMPDILEMPYRPEILGGYDAGEKAHDYRLGGPSCLAGDVIGDWSFDHPLAVGEKLAFLDMSHYTMVKTTTFNGIQHPHICTFEPQTGELKVVRSFGYQDFKSRLS
- a CDS encoding saccharopine dehydrogenase family protein, producing MSKVLIIGAGGVGGVVAHKCAQATAITAITLASRTESKCRAIAEQIEFPVATAQVNADNVPELIELIEREKPTLVINVALPYQDLTIMDACLATGVDYLDTANYEPLDTAKFEYSWQWAYQERFKEKGLMALLGSGFDPGVTNVYTALAAKNYLDEVHEIDIIDANAGNHGQPFATNFNPEINIREVTAPCRHWENGQWVETAPLATKQSFDFPDGIGPMNIYRMYHEEMESLVKHIPTIKKAQFWMTFSDNYLKHLEVLQNVGMTRIDEVEFNGQKIVPLQFLKAVLPDPGSLGPLTKGRTCIGVIARGIKDGKRKQVYIYNICDHEACYREVKSQAISYTTGVPAVVGAIMMLTDKWRGEGVFNMEQFDPEPFLEKLGSMGLPTVVVDGGEWAELT
- a CDS encoding helix-turn-helix domain-containing protein, with the protein product MKIGERLKRLRMVNSLTQEELASRADLTKGFISQLENDATSPSIATLKDIVDVFGISMQEFFSEETDQDIVFGKEARVQATDDGDSVKVELLVPGAQNRDMDPVLVTLDPGGEMDEQPIHEGEEFGYVISGKVQLRLDDKLYTVDKGECFYFASDRKHAVKNVGKSAAKLLWVVTPPTFYY
- a CDS encoding bifunctional 5,10-methylenetetrahydrofolate dehydrogenase/5,10-methenyltetrahydrofolate cyclohydrolase encodes the protein MNLLDGKKCADSLIAGIAKQVARHVDFGLRKPHMTVVLVGNHAPSESYVKSKVTTCTLSGFESNLIRLPETVTEKELLWLIQQINADASTDGVIVQLPLPKQINAQRVINAIAPEKDIDGFHPTNFGRMALGQKAFRPATAYGICKLLQFYQVPVAGKHCVVIGRSNIVGKPISIMLSNDFDIGNATVTLTHIETPRELLLDETRRADIVIVAVGIPGFVTPDMVKDGVTLIDVGINRLENGKLVGDVDFAAVAPKCEWITPVPGGVGRMTVAALMINTLMAYQNNFELA
- a CDS encoding anaerobic C4-dicarboxylate transporter; this translates as MAAMFWIQFVLVLGAVLIGIRRGGVALGLIGGLGVTVLVLGFRSVPSEPPIAVMLIILAVVTASATLQVAGGLDYLVQLTEKLLRAHPKYVTILAPLSTFFLTVCCGTGHAVYALLPVISDVALKTKIRPERPMAISSVASQMGITASPVAAAVTFFLGFAAKAGHPVTLIDIISVTMPAGIIGVLAAAAWSFNRGKDLDKDPEFQARLEDPEFRKGLDGEVTTLGMKISTTAKVSVALFFAGVGSIILIASCPWILPLTAEGKPIAMTTVVQFVMLAFGAFIMFSGNVKAKEIAHSSVFTAGMIAVVSIFGIAWMSDTFITANKKFLVDNIGVMVKMAPWTFAIATFCISAFVKSQAATLAITLPLGLALGLPVPLLLGLMPASYAYFFFAFYPSDLAAINMDRTGTTRIGKYLLNHSFMIPGLIGVSVSTVVAYAISQILL
- a CDS encoding sigma-54-dependent transcriptional regulator is translated as MSENVYPGFGILLVDDEPDWLGSLALTLETYGGINNIKTCSDSREVLSLLEEGGIGLVLLDMTMPYLSGEEVLKQIAEQHPEIAVIVVSGLNQVETAVRCMKLGAFDYCVKTDEADRIVGSVLRAIRMVEMRSEFQEVSSRLISRELSHPEAFSSIVTADRSMLDIFSYVEAVAKSPQPLLITGESGVGKELIAQAAHRLSGCRGKLITVNVAGLDDTVFADTLFGHVRGAFTGADQARRGMVEEAADGTLFLDEIGDLSIPSQVKLLRLLQEREYFPLGCDLPKRLRARVVVATHQNLSAKESAGSFRRDLYYRLRTHRVQIPPLRERRGDIALLLEHFLAEAAETLGKKKPTPPKGLAQFLSTYSFPGNVRELKAMVFDAVSVHRDRMLSMDSFVKAVESAQAEAGPTQAAAPKQNPFSGFDELPTFSDAAAFLVHEALDRANGNQTLAARLLGISQPALSKRLKMRHG